In Engraulis encrasicolus isolate BLACKSEA-1 chromosome 2, IST_EnEncr_1.0, whole genome shotgun sequence, the sequence gtgcacatgttacATATTTACCATATGTAGCCACACAACATTATTAACAATTCAACATTAAACAGTCACATGATTTCAAACCTATTGCACGCACAGCTATTATTTAACTTCAGGTTACAGTTCTGTAAAAAGGGCCCTCTGGTACACAAGACATTGTGTCCATAAAAAAGTCATGTCCATGCTGAAAAAAGATTGGAGTTATTCTTGTGTAATCGATTCTCAGCCTGCGGTGCggacaaaagaaaaacacagagcAGAGACAGACACTTCGTGTGGCACACTTTGCATATAAAAAAATCGGAATGGAAATGTCTGTGTTCTAAACGCACCAAAATGAATCATGGTTTTCCAATCGTCACTTGTCACTTCTGTGACCTTGCCTCCCTACATAGTTTTGTTGTTCTAAAAAACGGTATAATGATGACAATAAAATGTGTTGAAGACGTGTCTTGTAATTCAGCTGCAAGAGAAAAGAGACTCGGTTGAGTCAAGAGAGTAGTCAgttgcaaaaaaaaagggggactCAGTTGCAAGAGATTCAGTTGAGAGAAAGGGACTGTCAGTTGCAAGAGTAAAGGGATTCCTGACGTTAGTTGCAAGCGGGCCCgcagacagggggggacaaaggagtatgttgccccgggcccagtgagatagggggcccagaattggttccccattacattgtatgtatagggtaacgggccctttcagatgactttgtcctgggcccagtgaaagctgtcagcggccctggttgcatGAGACTCCCAGTGTCCTCAGCCAATCATCTTGGCATGGGCACCTCCTCCCTGTGGTCCATGGCAACCCCTGCCGCCTTGGGACTGCTGGCTGGGGTCAGAGTGAAGGAGGTGGCCCCTCTGGCCTTCAGGAGCTGCTCGGCCCCCCAGTGCAGGCAGTGGGGACAGGGGCAGGCAGCCGGGTGGTGCATGGTGGCGGTGTGGGCATGGGCATGATGGGGGTACAGGGCTGCCGCCGCTGGTGGAGGCAGCCCCCCCAGCCTGGGGTAAGGAGACTGGGAGAGACGGTGGAGGGGGTCCAGGTGTCGTAAGGGTGGGCCGTAGGCTGCGGTGAGGGGGGTGGCGGCGGCGGGGGCCAAGCCCAGGTGAGGGTAGAGGTGCAGGGGGAGGTGTGGGAGGAGGCCGGGGTAGGTGAGGCCTGCTGCTGCGCTGGCCTGGCTAACCATCAGGGCACACAGGCTGGGGTCCAGGGGGTGGGGCCAGCTCAGGCTGTGCCTCTGTCTCTTGTCCTTCATGCGCCGGTTCTGGAACCAGACCTGTTATTGTACACAAaaaagtagagaagagtagagtaaagtagagtacaatTTATTAATCtcgaggggaaattaaggtgtcaagtagcatacatacataaatacagaagatatcacacacaagacattacacacatcattccacttatattaaccatatattgctcactcttacatacattcaaaaTAGTATTAATGAGTACAACAGGACAAGGAAGTAATGAGTACAACAGGTCAGGGAAGACTGCTGTGCAATCTGATAAAGGAAGCAATCATTTCC encodes:
- the eve1 gene encoding even-skipped-like1, translated to MHTITEGRESPAGPNTNPDSDQGEDESSPRGSLLGVDHSRRHRTAFTREQLSRLEQEYCKESYVSRPRRCELAATLNLPETTIKVWFQNRRMKDKRQRHSLSWPHPLDPSLCALMVSQASAAAGLTYPGLLPHLPLHLYPHLGLAPAAATPLTAAYGPPLRHLDPLHRLSQSPYPRLGGLPPPAAAALYPHHAHAHTATMHHPAACPCPHCLHWGAEQLLKARGATSFTLTPASSPKAAGVAMDHREEVPMPR